A single window of Uloborus diversus isolate 005 chromosome 5, Udiv.v.3.1, whole genome shotgun sequence DNA harbors:
- the LOC129222145 gene encoding V-type proton ATPase subunit G-like, producing MASQTQGIQQLLAAEKRADEKVHQARKRKALKLKKAKEEATAEVQRFRAERENQFREYEKLHMGSKESNAVLIEESTNKKIEEMKHTVAQNKGKIIQYLIDQVFNVEASVHQNFRLEK from the exons atggctAGTCAGACTCAGGGGATCCAGCAACTTTTGGCTGCCGAAAAAAGAGCTGATGAGAAAGTTCATCAAGCTAGGAAAC GAAAAGCTTTGAAACTCAAGAAAGCTAAAGAAGAAGCGACTGCTGAAGTGCAAAGATTCCGAGCAGAAAGAGAAAATCAATTCAGGGAATATGAAAAACTG CATATGGGATCCAAAGAAAGCAATGCAGTACTTATAGAAGAAAGTACAAACAAGAAGATTGAAGAGATGAAGCATACAGTTGCACAGAATAAAGGCAAGATTATTCAGTATTTAATTGACCAAGTTTTCAATGTTGAAGCAAGTGTCCATCAAAACTTTCGACTTGAAAAGTAA